The following are encoded together in the Babylonia areolata isolate BAREFJ2019XMU chromosome 30, ASM4173473v1, whole genome shotgun sequence genome:
- the LOC143275479 gene encoding myo-inositol 2-dehydrogenase-like translates to MTSSLMQRACRVLWSNGHGGYFPSSVLLPLSSRLQTHHRHHHHHLLHPPSTTTTTRATLLLHHHHHLLHNHHTTTTPLSSSPSSSITASVDGPFSSPSSSSSSYYSSSSFPSSSSSSSISPSSSSFSFPSSSSSSSSSSSSPSSSSFSPSSSSSSSSSSPRRYRVGVLGAGRVGRVHLPNIAGHRKLELRWVVENDESAREKARQEVWLHDVPFLATDRVPRLLTDPSLDGVFILTPSNTHAKLVLQALEKGKAVFVEKPTAETREEIEQCYTLAENKGVHLFTGFQRRLDPVMKDLYSAVRDRGAVGKVYNIKTVSRDSPKPSYDFLCNTDPDGCSMLTDMAVHDVDMIVWLTQGEVPELIYVVTHAHDEVLSEKGVDDSLTVLIKYRSGVIATIDSCRESAYGYDIRLEVFGSKGMVVAENPRETTSVLDGATGGSIRRLYHSFPQRFEKAFQLEVDHFVRCMEGTDTPPVTKSQALLTASIIEKGLQSFREKRPVYF, encoded by the exons ATGACGTCATCATTGATGCAGAGAGCGTGTCGCGTGCTGTGGTCCAATGGACATGGCGGTTACTTCCCTTCATCGGTATTACTTCCCTTGTCT AGCAGACTTCaaacccaccaccgccaccaccaccaccacctcctccatcctccctcaaccaccaccaccacgagagccaccctcctcctccaccaccaccaccacctcctccacaaccaccacaccaccaccacaccgctctcttcctcaccctcctcctccatcacagcCAGCGTCGATggccccttctcctccccctcctcctcctcctcctcctactactcctcctcctccttcccttcatcctcctcttcctcctccatttccccctcctcctcctccttctccttcccttcttcctcctcctcctcctcctcctcctcctcttccccctcctcctcctccttctccccctcctcctcctcctcctcctcctcctcctctcccaggCGGTACCGGGTAGGGGTGCTGGGTGCAGGGAGGGTGGGCCGGGTGCATCTACCCAACATCGCCGGCCACCGGAAGCTAGAGCTGCGCTGGGTGGTGGAGAACGACGAGAGCGCGCGAGAAAAGGCGAGACAGGAAGTGTGGTTGCATGACGTCCCTTTCCTGGCCACAGACAGGGTGCCCCGTCTGCTGACTGATCCgag TTTGGATGGAGTCTTCATACTGACCCCATCCAACACCCATGCCAAGCTCGTCCTGCAAGCCTTGGAAAAAG gcaaaGCGGTGTTTGTGGAGAAGCCGACGGCGGAGACCAGAGAGGAGATTGAGCAGTGCTACACTCTGGCTGAGAACAAAGGGGTCCATCTCTTCACGGGATTCCAGAG acGCCTGGACCCAGTGATGAAGGACCTGTACAGCGCTGTACGAGACAGAGGGGCCGTGGGCAAGGTGTACAACATCAAGACAGTCAGCAGGGACTCCCCGAAACCCTCCTACGACTTCCTCTGCAACACGg ACCCAGACGGATGCAGCATGCTGACGGACATGGCGGTCCATGACGTGGACATGATTGTCTGGCTGACTCAGGGCGAGGTACCGGAACTCATCTACGTGGTGACGCATGCGCACGACGAGGTGCTGTCGGAGAAAGGGGTCGACGACTCTCTGACAGTGCTGATCAAGTACAG ATCTGGCGTCATCGCCACCATTGACAGCTGTCGGGAATCTGCGTATGGTTATGACATCAGGCTGGAG GTGTTCGGGTCAAAGGGCATGGTGGTGGCGGAGAACCCAAGGGAGACAACCTCTGTGCTGGACGGGGCGACAGGGGGCAGCATCAGACGGCTGTACCACTCGTTCCCCCAGCGCTTCGAGAAAGCCTTTCAGCTGGAGGTGGACCACTTTGTGCGCTGCATGGAGG
- the LOC143275480 gene encoding uncharacterized protein LOC143275480 — protein MSKIIINTTTQQQQSVNISNQTSTADIISSTKHEAGLISDETRDAIFAVYTWMMPTNSLLTIIFCVVNAAVYWQQRAATFAVYLIGVDLGDGLCAVVKLCSNVAYFTLPPTSLPRPLIDWYLAEFLATSFRRAGTSLNTLASLDRFLAIAFPLKNYHQHNNNSSGKAFQRPVVIAVCVFVASLAAHSFLAFEYHVVLGEDGHWRLTPTEWKLKNAEVVVTMETVSGIVFAYAPLTAVVVLNVLLVIMLRVHTASIKGVRAARGATPTDSGDVTKTSRVQRVPPAPCSFLSDGIPPKEKQDSQSHDEENARETDRAKVLLQSARPSSFSDDTNPGSDHLCNNENIPSQANKLSLTAIVNNDQNDHHHNHNHNPQNRRKLSNSENHILHHYHTASNSEVEAVTKTTSPPKHRDDTSVTRMVMLFTTVYFLLALPSMLCFTARSLLPEYGPGGREANLYQTVSTVSMLLSHLTEPCLFWVSFSYSRHFRRALFRLPFARWWCCGLRWLAVTSSGSATSSTSCDVSGSRSSSNRG, from the exons atgtccaaaatcatcatcaacacaacaacacagcagcaacaatccGTTAATATTTCTAATCAGACGTCGACGGCGGACATTATCAGTTCAACAAAACACGAAGCAGGCCTGATTTCCGACGAGACGAGGGACGCCATCTTTGCTGTGTACACGTGGATGATGCCCACGAACAGCTTGCTCACGATTATCTTCTGTGTTGTCAATGCAGCCGTGTACTGGCAGCAGCGGGCGGCCACGTTCGCTGTATACCTCATCGGCGTGGATTTAG gGGACGGTCTCTGCGCCGTGGTCAAGCTGTGTTCCAACGTGGCTTActtcaccctgccccccacctccctcccacggCCCCTCATCGACTGGTACCTGGCCGAGTTCCTGGCAACCAGCTTCAGACGGGCAGGCACCTCTCTGAACACGCTCGCGAGCCTGGACAGATTCTTGGCCATCGCTTTCCCCTTGAAGAACtaccaccagcacaacaacaacagctccgGGAAAGCATTCCAGCGACCTGTGGTCATTgcggtttgtgtgtttgtagcgTCCCTGGCCGCTCATAGTTTTCTGGCGTTTGAATATCACGTGGTTTTGGGGGAGGACGGGCATTGGAGGTTGACACCGACTGAATGGAAATTGAAGAATGCTGAGGTTGTCGTCACGATGGAAACTGTTAGCGGTATCGTGTTCGCCTACGCTCCTCTGACGGCTGTCGTGGTGTTGAACGTGCTGTTGGTGATCATGCTGCGTGTCCATACTGCCAGTATCAAAGGAGTGCGTGCGGCACGTGGTGCGACACCGACAGACAGTGGTGACGTCACCAAAACGTCGCGTGTTCAGCGCGTGCCGCCTGCTCCATGTAGCTTTCTCTCAGACGGCATCCCCCCCAAAGAAAAGCAGGACTCTCAGTCTCACGACGAAGAAAACGCTAGAGAAACCGACAGAGCGAAGGTACTGCTTCAAAGTGCCAGACCCAGTTCTTTTTCAGACGATACTAACCCAGGCTCCGATCATCTTTGCAACAACGAAAACATACCATCCCAAGCAAACAAACTGTCCTTGACTGCCATTGTCAATAATGATcagaatgatcatcatcataatcataatcataatccgCAGAATCGTAGAAAACTGTCAAACTCCGAGAATCAcatcctccaccactaccacacggCTTCCAACTCAGAAGTAGAGGCAGTCACCAAGACAACCTCCCCTCCGAAACATCGTGACGACACTTCCGTCACGCGCATGGTCATGCTCTTCACCACCGTCTACTTCCTCCTGGCCCTTCCCAGCATGCTCTGCTTCACGGCGCGCTCCCTACTTCCGGAATACGGCCCGGGGGGGAGGGAAGCTAACTTGTATCAAACGGTCTCCACCGTCTCCATGTTGCTGTCTCATCTGACAGAGCCGTGTCTCTTCTGGGTCAGCTTCTCCTACAGTCGTCATTTCCGCCGCGCGCTGTTTCGCCTGCCCTTCGCtaggtggtggtgctgtggtctCCGCTGGTTGGCTGTGACGTCATCTGGGTCGGCGACGTCATCAACCTCCTGTGACGTCAGCGGCAGTCGCAGCTCCAGCAACCGTGGATGA